In Acidovorax sp. GBBC 1281, a single window of DNA contains:
- a CDS encoding GyrI-like domain-containing protein, whose amino-acid sequence MIDTPHIADLPARPTAFIHVTCTREEIQHVMGQGVRDLMDAIAAQGASPAGPWFTHHRRRPTDTFDFEISVPLAAPIGPHGRMQPSEWPAMRVARTVHRGRYEDLAGAWGEFLQWIEGEGLTPTGELWECYLTGPETGSDPTAWRTELNQPLQD is encoded by the coding sequence ATGATCGACACGCCCCACATCGCCGACCTGCCCGCCCGCCCCACGGCGTTCATCCACGTCACCTGCACCCGCGAGGAGATCCAGCACGTCATGGGCCAGGGCGTGCGCGACCTGATGGACGCCATCGCCGCCCAGGGCGCCTCGCCTGCCGGCCCCTGGTTCACCCACCACCGGCGCCGGCCCACGGACACCTTCGACTTCGAGATCAGCGTGCCTCTGGCCGCGCCCATCGGCCCGCACGGCCGCATGCAGCCCAGCGAGTGGCCCGCCATGCGCGTGGCCCGCACCGTGCACCGCGGGCGCTATGAAGACCTGGCGGGCGCCTGGGGCGAGTTCCTGCAATGGATCGAGGGCGAGGGCCTCACGCCCACGGGCGAGCTGTGGGAGTGCTACCTGACCGGGCCCGAGACCGGCTCGGACCCCACCGCCTGGCGCACGGAGCTGAACCAGCCGCTGCAGGATTGA
- a CDS encoding fimbrial biogenesis chaperone: protein MRHRFLALALACLCGIGPGSAPAHAATPIMIWPVDPVITGPQRAVALWLENRGAEPVSMQVRVFQWRQTDGQDRFEAQREVVASPPISQIPPGQRQMVRLLSTQPVPARTEQAYRVLVDELPAATPPPPPDPPAPTPPSAGASRTPQALPSDAAVAVRLQIRYAIPLFVYGQDTLPQRLSDARSLVDGTAVVTPELSWALTGAGRASQVVVHNHGASHARITSVAWTRGGSPVAPPKDVLNYVLPHGQMPLDLAPPPSPDHDLMVTVNGREAQLPRASQ from the coding sequence ATGCGGCACCGCTTCCTCGCGCTGGCCCTGGCCTGCCTCTGCGGCATCGGCCCGGGGAGCGCGCCGGCGCACGCGGCCACTCCGATCATGATCTGGCCTGTGGACCCGGTCATCACGGGCCCGCAGCGCGCGGTGGCGCTGTGGCTGGAAAACCGCGGCGCCGAGCCCGTATCGATGCAGGTGCGGGTGTTCCAGTGGCGCCAGACCGACGGGCAAGACCGCTTCGAGGCGCAGCGCGAGGTGGTGGCCAGCCCGCCCATCAGCCAGATTCCGCCAGGCCAGCGCCAGATGGTGCGCCTGCTGTCCACGCAGCCAGTGCCGGCGCGCACCGAGCAGGCCTATCGCGTGCTGGTGGACGAACTGCCCGCCGCCACGCCCCCGCCGCCCCCGGACCCGCCCGCACCAACACCTCCCTCGGCCGGCGCATCGCGCACGCCGCAGGCGCTGCCCAGCGACGCGGCAGTGGCCGTGCGCCTGCAGATCCGCTATGCGATCCCGCTCTTCGTCTACGGGCAGGACACGCTGCCGCAGCGCCTGTCCGATGCGCGGTCGCTGGTCGATGGCACCGCGGTCGTCACGCCCGAGCTGTCGTGGGCCCTCACGGGCGCAGGCCGTGCCAGCCAGGTCGTGGTGCACAACCACGGCGCATCGCACGCGCGCATCACCTCCGTCGCCTGGACGCGCGGCGGCAGCCCCGTGGCGCCGCCCAAGGACGTGCTGAACTACGTGCTGCCCCATGGCCAGATGCCGCTGGACCTGGCGCCGCCGCCCTCACCCGACCACGACCTGATGGTGACGGTCAACGGGCGCGAAGCCCAGCTGCCCCGTGCATCGCAATGA
- a CDS encoding fimbria/pilus outer membrane usher protein, whose translation MHRNEPRPSPLRTRIARWGVLAACLPRLLSASDYPVPDAHAGAPVTLFLEIVVNGRTTGEVVKVQHSGPHYEIDAETLRELSLQTPEPDGAPVAVDTLPGVSAQYDSLGQRLLLQVPPEWLPMQDLADHSRTQLPLGGGSGLLFNYDAYTMTTQGRTTSSVWSEARYFGEPGVVSSTGILRRGATGMSTGFVRYDTQWTRPETQEATQTVYGDVITGSLQWSTPVRMGGVQWSRNFSIRPDLVTYPLPAFSGQAAVPSAVDVFINGFRAANRAVAPGPFTLGELPTVNGSGTASVVTTDAQGRQVLTSVPFYVNTQLLRPGWTDYSLSLGALRRAYGFRSLSYGRPLASGVYRQGITEAFTLETQAQAGRGLGVAGAGGLLRLGLLGVANASVTRGQAQRDRGGWQVGLGYQFQSTGGGISMQQLQRTPGYGDASTYADDGFQLPRRTRQLDASLNVARGSFSVGWVDLQSREGQRSRLAYAGYSTPLGDRSYLSFTAGRTLETGQTQMRLQLTYVLGPQSSAQTAVARYGDGTTQAQASVQRTVPSDGGFGWNLGHTVGGQANRYSQASALYRGDSMTVQGGAYGMAGHGTRFAGAAGSIGLMDGYAFASNRISDGFALVSTDGMADVPVLFNHQRVGRTNARGYLLVPEVPAYYEGRYEIDPLALPADVHTPSLEKRVAVARGTGTLVRLPVMRVRTATITLVDGRGAPLPAGTAVVHEQGNVPTVVGWDGVVYLTALQARNTLVARLPDGEVCRGAFSEQAYAGTRDLRVVCRTGDAPADAGPEMQS comes from the coding sequence GTGCATCGCAATGAACCGCGCCCCTCTCCGCTGCGCACCCGCATCGCCCGGTGGGGGGTGCTGGCGGCATGCCTGCCGCGCCTGCTCAGCGCCAGCGACTATCCGGTGCCGGACGCGCATGCCGGCGCCCCGGTCACCCTGTTCCTGGAGATCGTGGTCAACGGAAGGACCACCGGCGAGGTCGTCAAGGTGCAGCACAGCGGCCCCCACTACGAGATCGATGCGGAAACGCTGCGCGAGCTGTCCCTGCAGACCCCCGAGCCGGACGGCGCTCCCGTGGCCGTGGACACCCTGCCCGGCGTCTCGGCGCAGTACGACAGCCTGGGCCAGCGCCTGCTGCTGCAGGTGCCGCCCGAGTGGCTGCCGATGCAGGACCTGGCCGACCACAGCCGCACGCAGCTGCCGCTGGGCGGAGGCAGCGGCCTGCTGTTCAACTACGACGCCTACACCATGACCACGCAGGGCCGCACCACCTCGTCGGTCTGGTCCGAGGCCCGGTACTTCGGCGAGCCCGGCGTGGTGTCCAGCACCGGCATCCTGCGCCGCGGCGCCACCGGCATGTCGACCGGCTTCGTGCGCTACGACACGCAGTGGACCCGGCCCGAGACGCAGGAGGCCACGCAGACCGTGTACGGCGACGTCATCACCGGCTCGCTGCAGTGGAGCACGCCCGTGCGGATGGGCGGCGTGCAGTGGTCACGCAACTTCAGCATCCGGCCCGACCTGGTGACCTATCCGCTGCCCGCCTTCTCGGGCCAGGCGGCCGTGCCCTCGGCGGTGGACGTGTTCATCAACGGCTTTCGCGCGGCCAACCGGGCCGTCGCGCCGGGCCCGTTCACGCTGGGCGAGCTGCCCACGGTGAACGGCTCGGGCACGGCCTCGGTGGTGACCACCGACGCGCAGGGGCGGCAGGTGCTGACCTCGGTGCCGTTCTACGTCAACACGCAGCTGCTGCGCCCGGGCTGGACCGACTACTCGCTGTCGCTGGGGGCGCTGCGGCGCGCCTACGGTTTTCGCAGCCTGTCCTACGGCCGGCCGCTGGCCTCCGGCGTGTACCGCCAGGGCATCACCGAGGCGTTCACCCTGGAAACCCAGGCGCAGGCGGGCCGCGGGCTCGGCGTGGCCGGCGCGGGCGGGCTGCTGCGGCTGGGCCTGCTGGGGGTCGCCAATGCCTCCGTCACGCGGGGGCAGGCGCAGCGCGATCGCGGCGGCTGGCAAGTCGGCCTGGGCTACCAGTTCCAGAGCACGGGCGGCGGCATTTCCATGCAGCAGCTGCAGCGCACGCCCGGCTACGGCGATGCCAGCACCTACGCCGATGACGGCTTTCAACTGCCGCGCCGCACGCGGCAGCTCGATGCCAGCCTGAACGTGGCGCGCGGCTCGTTCAGCGTGGGCTGGGTGGACCTGCAAAGCCGCGAGGGCCAGCGCAGCCGGCTGGCCTACGCCGGCTACAGCACGCCGCTCGGGGACCGCAGCTACCTGTCGTTCACCGCCGGCCGCACCCTGGAGACGGGCCAGACGCAGATGCGCCTGCAGCTCACCTACGTGCTCGGGCCGCAGTCGAGCGCGCAGACCGCCGTGGCCCGCTACGGCGACGGCACCACGCAGGCCCAGGCCAGCGTGCAGCGCACCGTGCCGTCAGACGGCGGCTTCGGCTGGAACCTGGGCCACACCGTGGGCGGCCAGGCGAACCGCTACAGCCAGGCCTCGGCGCTCTACCGCGGCGACAGCATGACGGTGCAGGGCGGCGCCTACGGCATGGCCGGCCACGGCACGCGCTTCGCGGGCGCGGCCGGATCGATCGGGCTGATGGACGGCTACGCCTTCGCCTCCAACCGCATCAGCGACGGCTTCGCGCTGGTGTCCACGGACGGCATGGCGGACGTGCCGGTGCTCTTCAACCACCAGCGGGTCGGCCGCACCAACGCCCGCGGCTACCTGCTCGTGCCGGAGGTGCCGGCCTACTACGAAGGCCGCTACGAGATCGACCCGCTGGCGCTGCCGGCGGACGTGCACACCCCCAGCCTGGAAAAGCGCGTGGCGGTGGCGCGCGGCACCGGCACCCTGGTGCGGCTGCCGGTGATGCGCGTGCGCACCGCCACCATCACGCTGGTGGACGGCCGGGGCGCGCCGCTGCCGGCCGGCACCGCCGTGGTCCACGAGCAGGGCAACGTGCCCACGGTGGTGGGCTGGGACGGCGTGGTGTACCTCACCGCGCTGCAGGCCCGCAACACGCTGGTGGCCCGCCTGCCGGACGGAGAGGTGTGCCGCGGCGCATTCAGCGAACAGGCCTACGCCGGCACGCGCGACCTGCGCGTGGTGTGCCGCACGGGCGACGCGCCGGCCGACGCCGGCCCGGAGATGCAATCGTGA
- a CDS encoding DUF1439 domain-containing protein yields the protein MVAFRSIPHPAHSKHSAALRSVFRAVCAALALAACAVAPQAWAQSYTISAEQMQGAVAEKFPRRYALGGLMNLDVQAPRLRLLPQQNRLNADMDVTASGPLLQRRYAGAFDVDFALRYEPSDRTIRAHQLHVNALRLEGLQPQAAEMLDIYGPQLAQQTLSEVVLHQLRPQDLAVPDGLGMQPSSITVTDKGLVVRFEPKAAP from the coding sequence ATGGTTGCTTTCCGTTCGATTCCGCACCCCGCGCACTCCAAGCACTCCGCAGCACTCCGTAGCGTTTTCCGGGCCGTCTGCGCCGCGCTCGCCCTGGCGGCCTGCGCCGTGGCGCCCCAGGCCTGGGCGCAGAGCTACACGATCTCCGCCGAGCAGATGCAGGGCGCCGTGGCCGAGAAGTTTCCGCGCCGCTATGCGCTGGGCGGCCTGATGAACCTGGATGTGCAGGCGCCCCGGCTGCGGCTGCTGCCGCAGCAGAACCGGCTGAACGCCGACATGGACGTGACCGCCTCGGGCCCGCTGCTGCAGCGCCGCTACGCCGGCGCTTTCGATGTGGACTTCGCGCTGCGCTACGAGCCGTCGGACCGCACGATCCGCGCGCACCAGTTGCATGTGAACGCGCTGCGCCTGGAGGGGCTGCAGCCCCAGGCCGCGGAAATGCTCGACATCTATGGCCCGCAGCTGGCCCAGCAGACGCTGAGCGAGGTGGTGCTGCACCAGCTGCGGCCGCAGGACCTGGCCGTGCCGGATGGCCTGGGCATGCAGCCGAGCAGCATCACGGTGACGGACAAGGGGCTGGTCGTGCGCTTCGAGCCCAAGGCCGCACCTTAG
- a CDS encoding Csu type fimbrial protein, which translates to MMQAIGRHGPMHALESPARRFRSPHATPAGVRKAASVAVLAALPAWVAVPAEAATPIATTATIPVSATVARGCQISGSAQTTGLSFGLLDFGVHSPVRTGTHSVMATGGSGTQAQVLCTPGTTLRVTVGSGLHASGAQRRLSNGSQFIPYALTLVAAGSPVLLPNVAADMALGATPTALPIQATATFPGSGLSAGTYTDTVQVTLSW; encoded by the coding sequence ATGATGCAAGCCATCGGACGGCATGGGCCCATGCACGCCCTGGAAAGCCCTGCGCGTCGGTTCCGCAGTCCGCACGCCACCCCGGCGGGCGTGCGCAAAGCCGCCTCGGTGGCGGTGCTCGCGGCGTTGCCGGCGTGGGTCGCCGTGCCCGCCGAAGCCGCCACGCCCATCGCCACCACGGCCACGATTCCGGTGAGCGCGACCGTAGCGCGCGGCTGCCAGATCTCGGGCAGCGCGCAGACCACCGGGCTCTCGTTCGGCCTGCTCGACTTCGGCGTGCATTCGCCCGTGCGCACCGGCACCCACAGCGTCATGGCCACGGGCGGCTCCGGCACGCAGGCCCAGGTGCTGTGCACGCCGGGCACCACGCTGCGGGTGACGGTCGGCAGCGGCCTACACGCCAGCGGCGCGCAGCGCCGGCTCTCCAACGGCTCGCAGTTCATTCCCTACGCGCTCACGCTGGTGGCGGCCGGCTCGCCGGTCCTGCTGCCCAATGTGGCGGCGGACATGGCGCTGGGCGCCACGCCCACGGCGCTGCCCATCCAGGCCACCGCGACGTTCCCGGGCTCCGGGCTCAGCGCCGGCACCTACACCGACACCGTGCAGGTGACCCTGTCGTGGTGA
- a CDS encoding pirin family protein, with product MPAVADTPILNTQPLGPLWPTMDPFLFCAHHDDAYPPGNAELGPDAPLHGRQIGQDFSRRDGWSMYHGDVVPGFPPHPHRGFETVTIVRKGLIDHADSLGAAARFGQGDVQWLTAGDGVVHSEMFPLLDRTGPNPLELFQIWLNLPARSKRVDPHFTMFWSGDIPRVVDPGTDGAGATHVAVVAGRLGEAAPLAPPPGSWAAQAEADVAIWTLRLEPGARFTLPAATGEGTRRMLYFFAGSGVTLAGRPVDHAAVELRAGEAVALHNGGTADAEFLLLQGRPLAEPVVQYGPFVMNTQQEIAEALADYRRTGFGGWPWGDAAPVHGPTVGRFAQRPGTAPDVPAPVDVGLPSAG from the coding sequence ATGCCAGCCGTTGCCGACACCCCGATCCTGAACACCCAGCCCCTGGGCCCGCTGTGGCCCACGATGGACCCGTTCCTGTTCTGCGCCCACCATGACGACGCCTACCCGCCCGGCAATGCCGAACTGGGGCCCGATGCGCCGCTGCACGGCCGGCAGATCGGCCAGGACTTTTCGCGCCGGGACGGCTGGAGCATGTACCACGGCGACGTGGTGCCCGGGTTCCCGCCGCACCCCCATCGTGGGTTCGAGACCGTGACCATCGTGCGCAAGGGCCTCATCGACCATGCCGACTCGCTGGGCGCCGCCGCCCGCTTCGGCCAGGGCGACGTGCAGTGGCTCACCGCCGGCGACGGCGTGGTGCATTCCGAGATGTTCCCGCTGCTGGACCGCACCGGTCCCAACCCGCTGGAGCTGTTCCAGATCTGGCTCAACCTGCCGGCGCGTTCCAAGCGGGTCGATCCGCACTTCACCATGTTCTGGTCCGGCGACATTCCGCGCGTGGTGGACCCGGGCACGGACGGCGCCGGCGCCACCCACGTGGCCGTGGTGGCCGGCCGGCTGGGCGAGGCCGCGCCCCTGGCGCCCCCGCCGGGATCGTGGGCCGCGCAGGCCGAGGCCGACGTGGCCATCTGGACGCTGCGCCTGGAGCCCGGCGCGCGCTTCACGCTGCCCGCCGCCACCGGCGAGGGCACCCGGCGCATGCTGTACTTCTTTGCCGGCAGCGGCGTCACGCTGGCGGGCCGGCCGGTGGACCACGCCGCGGTGGAGCTGCGCGCGGGCGAGGCGGTGGCACTGCACAACGGCGGCACGGCCGACGCCGAATTCCTGCTGCTGCAGGGCCGGCCCCTGGCCGAGCCGGTGGTGCAGTACGGCCCCTTCGTGATGAACACGCAGCAGGAAATCGCCGAGGCCCTGGCCGATTACCGCCGCACCGGCTTCGGCGGCTGGCCCTGGGGCGATGCGGCGCCGGTGCACGGGCCGACCGTGGGCCGGTTCGCGCAGCGGCCGGGCACGGCGCCGGACGTGCCCGCGCCGGTGGATGTGGGATTGCCATCGGCCGGGTGA
- a CDS encoding mechanosensitive ion channel family protein — protein MNTPSFTSWFQTETLWGLSLVSLALALAAALGAYLAMSLLLGVAVRRARRLAEAQGGSHRTAGVVYELLAGTSRLLVFVAAVLVGVGMLDLPGRWATRVGQLWFLALALQVGLWGTRAVALGIARYRMHHGLAAAGDAAPFSASATLLSWGLRTLLWATVLLAMLSNLGVNITAFVASLGVGGIAVALAVQSILGDLFASLAIAVDKPFDAGDFIVVGGVAGTVQRIGLKTTRIRSLGGEQVVMSNTDLLKQTINNYRYLQERRIVFQFRVPYGTTAEQAEAVPQAVRRIIEAEGQARFDRAHLQGFVENGLQYEVVYIVLDPAYNVYMDLQQRINLSLMRELATLGVDFAVPARTVQLAAPAGGPPPGGFLRVQQPATA, from the coding sequence ATGAACACGCCATCCTTCACCTCGTGGTTCCAGACCGAAACGCTCTGGGGCCTGTCCCTGGTCAGCCTGGCGCTGGCGCTGGCCGCCGCGCTGGGCGCGTACCTGGCCATGTCGCTGCTGCTGGGCGTGGCCGTGCGGCGTGCGCGGCGCCTGGCCGAAGCACAGGGCGGCAGCCACCGCACGGCGGGCGTGGTGTACGAGTTGCTGGCCGGCACCAGCCGGCTGCTGGTGTTCGTGGCGGCCGTGCTGGTGGGCGTGGGCATGCTCGATCTGCCGGGCCGCTGGGCCACGCGCGTGGGGCAGCTGTGGTTCCTGGCGCTGGCGCTGCAGGTGGGGCTGTGGGGCACACGCGCGGTGGCCCTGGGGATCGCGCGCTACCGCATGCACCACGGCCTGGCCGCCGCGGGCGACGCGGCGCCGTTCAGCGCGTCGGCCACGCTGCTGTCCTGGGGGCTGCGCACGCTGCTGTGGGCCACGGTGCTGCTGGCCATGCTGTCCAACCTGGGGGTGAACATCACGGCGTTCGTGGCCAGCCTCGGGGTGGGCGGCATCGCGGTGGCGCTGGCGGTGCAGAGCATCCTGGGCGATCTGTTCGCCTCGCTGGCGATCGCGGTGGACAAGCCGTTCGATGCGGGCGATTTCATCGTGGTGGGCGGCGTCGCGGGCACGGTGCAGCGCATCGGCCTCAAGACCACGCGCATCCGCAGCCTGGGCGGCGAGCAGGTGGTGATGAGCAACACCGACCTGCTCAAGCAGACCATCAACAACTACCGCTACCTGCAGGAGCGGCGCATCGTGTTCCAGTTCCGCGTGCCCTACGGCACCACGGCCGAGCAGGCCGAGGCGGTGCCGCAGGCCGTGCGCCGCATCATCGAGGCCGAAGGCCAGGCGCGCTTCGACCGCGCGCACCTTCAGGGCTTCGTCGAGAACGGGCTGCAGTACGAGGTGGTCTACATCGTGCTGGACCCGGCCTACAACGTGTACATGGACCTGCAGCAGCGCATCAACCTGTCGCTGATGCGCGAACTCGCCACGCTGGGCGTGGACTTCGCCGTGCCGGCGCGCACGGTGCAGCTGGCCGCGCCGGCGGGCGGGCCGCCGCCCGGGGGCTTTCTGCGCGTGCAGCAGCCGGCGACGGCCTGA
- a CDS encoding Csu type fimbrial protein has protein sequence MRPLLALAALGAGAPAFAAVCSYAETGASLGSASSFAVRDGSLTTPGSFSITCGSGLLSLLSTDSLLRATLTSDNGFLLRNISDSTKAIGYQAGNGSGLIYSSGLLVINATGANILTLLPNRKATVPLQIATLNANVPAGTYRDTLRLAWTYNLCDGAGLLATCLGTVYAGTATRTVTVELQVNNDCLITPGAINFGSAALPTGFGEAASQVAMVCTTGMVYTVGLGPGSNPSGGRRQMANGSNRLAYDIFFGAGTTPWGTTVGSRVSSSQATSGPAGGIANGTGSHVFPYRARVYPDQAAPVEGTYLDNVVVDVQF, from the coding sequence GTGCGCCCCCTGCTCGCCCTGGCGGCCCTGGGGGCGGGCGCGCCGGCGTTCGCCGCCGTCTGCAGCTATGCGGAAACCGGCGCCTCGCTGGGCTCGGCGTCCTCGTTCGCCGTGCGCGACGGCAGTCTGACCACACCGGGCAGCTTCTCCATCACCTGCGGCTCCGGGCTGCTGTCGTTGCTGTCCACCGACAGCCTGCTGCGGGCCACGCTCACCAGCGACAACGGCTTTTTGCTGCGCAACATCAGCGACAGCACCAAGGCCATCGGCTACCAGGCGGGCAACGGCAGCGGGCTCATCTATTCGTCGGGCCTGCTGGTGATCAACGCCACCGGGGCCAACATCCTCACCCTGCTGCCCAACCGCAAGGCCACCGTGCCGCTGCAGATCGCCACGCTGAACGCCAACGTCCCGGCCGGCACCTACCGCGACACCCTGCGGCTGGCCTGGACCTACAACCTGTGCGACGGCGCGGGCCTGCTCGCCACCTGCCTGGGCACGGTGTACGCCGGCACGGCCACGCGCACCGTGACGGTGGAACTGCAGGTGAACAACGACTGCCTCATCACGCCCGGGGCGATCAACTTCGGCAGCGCCGCGCTGCCCACGGGCTTCGGCGAGGCCGCGTCGCAGGTGGCGATGGTGTGCACCACCGGCATGGTCTACACCGTCGGCCTGGGGCCGGGCAGCAACCCGAGCGGCGGGCGGCGCCAGATGGCCAACGGCAGCAACCGGCTGGCCTACGACATCTTCTTCGGCGCGGGCACCACGCCCTGGGGCACGACCGTCGGCTCCCGCGTGTCCAGCAGCCAGGCCACGTCCGGCCCGGCGGGCGGCATCGCCAACGGCACGGGGTCGCACGTGTTTCCGTACCGCGCCCGCGTGTACCCCGACCAGGCCGCGCCGGTGGAGGGCACCTACCTGGACAACGTGGTGGTGGACGTGCAGTTCTGA
- a CDS encoding SDR family oxidoreductase, translating to MLFARSPTPDPETSADQAPAAPLPERTVVVITGASSGIGHATALAFARRGACIVLASRDAGTLSAVALACRAEGGTAIGVPTDVTDPQAVQALRAKALRHFGHIDVWVNSVGVGAVGRFEDVPVAAHRRVLEANLLGHLHGAHVVLPHFRERGRGTLVNLISMGGWVPAPYAAAYTASKFGLRGLSESLRAEVSDLPHVHVCDVAPTFVDSPGLSHGANYTGRSIRPPLPMVDPRRVAEAIVGLSTRPRDVTWLGAPALPGRLAHALAPASVGRAMRWLTDAALRRAREVPVSEGNLFEPSRGTAIDGGHRDHRDSRLAAVAALGVAGLVCGWWLATRETASDGTGRQP from the coding sequence ATGCTCTTTGCCCGCTCCCCGACCCCCGATCCCGAAACGTCTGCCGACCAGGCCCCGGCCGCGCCCCTGCCCGAGCGCACCGTCGTCGTCATCACGGGCGCGTCCAGCGGCATCGGGCACGCCACGGCGCTGGCCTTCGCCCGGCGCGGCGCGTGCATCGTGCTGGCCTCGCGCGATGCGGGCACCCTGTCGGCGGTGGCGCTGGCCTGCCGGGCCGAAGGCGGCACCGCCATCGGCGTGCCCACCGACGTGACCGATCCCCAGGCCGTGCAGGCCCTGCGGGCCAAGGCGCTGCGCCATTTCGGCCACATCGACGTGTGGGTGAACAGCGTCGGCGTGGGCGCCGTGGGCCGTTTCGAAGACGTGCCCGTGGCCGCGCACCGCCGCGTGCTGGAGGCCAACCTGCTGGGCCACCTGCACGGCGCGCACGTCGTGCTGCCGCACTTTCGCGAACGCGGCCGCGGCACGCTGGTCAACCTCATCTCGATGGGCGGCTGGGTGCCCGCCCCCTATGCGGCCGCCTACACCGCGAGCAAGTTCGGCCTGCGCGGGCTGTCGGAAAGCCTGCGCGCCGAGGTGTCCGACCTGCCCCACGTGCACGTGTGCGACGTGGCCCCCACCTTCGTCGATTCGCCGGGCCTCTCGCACGGCGCCAACTACACGGGCCGCAGCATCCGGCCGCCGCTGCCCATGGTGGACCCGCGCCGCGTGGCCGAGGCCATCGTGGGCCTGTCCACCCGCCCGCGCGACGTGACCTGGCTCGGCGCGCCCGCGCTGCCCGGCCGCCTGGCCCATGCGCTGGCGCCGGCCAGCGTGGGCCGCGCGATGCGCTGGCTCACCGATGCGGCGCTGCGGCGCGCGCGCGAAGTGCCCGTGTCCGAAGGCAACCTGTTCGAGCCGTCGCGCGGCACCGCCATCGACGGCGGCCACCGCGATCATCGCGACAGCCGGCTGGCCGCAGTGGCCGCGCTCGGCGTGGCGGGCCTGGTCTGCGGCTGGTGGCTGGCCACGCGCGAGACCGCCAGCGACGGCACCGGCCGGCAGCCTTGA
- a CDS encoding FKBP-type peptidyl-prolyl cis-trans isomerase, giving the protein MNISKDTAVTLSYKVTTPQGKPLDSGHMAYLHGGYDGIFPKVEAVLDGQATGFATTLDLTAAEAFGERDESLVRTIPKSEFPPGVKVGGQLRGAGNDGREHVFNVVKIKGPEVHLDGNHPLAGQALRFSCKVTEVRPASPEEVVHRHVHGGHGHHH; this is encoded by the coding sequence ATGAACATCTCCAAAGACACCGCCGTCACCTTGAGCTACAAGGTCACCACGCCGCAGGGCAAGCCGCTCGATTCCGGCCACATGGCATACCTGCACGGCGGCTACGACGGCATTTTTCCGAAGGTGGAGGCCGTGCTGGACGGCCAGGCCACCGGTTTCGCCACCACGCTGGACCTGACCGCGGCCGAGGCCTTCGGCGAGCGTGACGAAAGCCTGGTGCGCACCATCCCCAAGAGCGAGTTCCCGCCCGGCGTGAAGGTGGGCGGCCAGCTGCGCGGCGCGGGCAACGACGGGCGCGAGCACGTGTTCAACGTGGTCAAGATCAAGGGCCCCGAGGTGCACCTGGACGGCAACCACCCGCTGGCCGGCCAGGCGCTGCGCTTTTCCTGCAAGGTGACCGAGGTGCGGCCGGCTTCGCCGGAAGAAGTCGTGCACCGCCACGTGCACGGCGGGCACGGCCACCACCACTGA
- a CDS encoding VOC family protein, which translates to MKVEPYLFFDGRCEEALAFYRTALGAEVTALMRFSDSPAPTDASGCAGSAPPPGDKVMHAAFRIGETTLMASDGMNGGQPVFQGMSLSLGPADEAEARRLFAALSEGGQVQVPLSPTFFSPAFGMVADRFGVPWMVVCTPAA; encoded by the coding sequence ATGAAAGTGGAACCCTACCTGTTTTTCGACGGCCGGTGCGAAGAGGCGCTGGCGTTCTATCGCACGGCCCTGGGCGCGGAGGTCACCGCGCTGATGCGCTTTTCGGACAGCCCCGCCCCGACCGATGCGTCCGGTTGCGCGGGATCGGCCCCGCCGCCGGGCGACAAGGTCATGCACGCCGCGTTCCGCATCGGCGAGACCACGCTCATGGCTTCCGACGGCATGAACGGTGGGCAGCCCGTGTTCCAGGGCATGTCGTTGTCGCTCGGCCCGGCCGACGAGGCCGAGGCCCGGCGCCTGTTCGCCGCGCTGTCCGAGGGCGGCCAGGTGCAGGTGCCGCTGTCGCCCACCTTCTTCTCGCCCGCGTTCGGCATGGTGGCCGACCGGTTCGGGGTGCCGTGGATGGTGGTGTGCACGCCCGCCGCCTGA